Genomic DNA from Pongo pygmaeus isolate AG05252 chromosome 16, NHGRI_mPonPyg2-v2.0_pri, whole genome shotgun sequence:
ATTATGAATGTCATCATTAGCGGTAGAGATCATTATATCTAATGACCAGTGCTAAAATACTTTCTACCTAGAACATCATATTCCACTCTAATAGTAATTATTTCAGGTTTATTGTTTGGAATACCATTACTAGAGAAATAAACAAGAGGAAAAACCTGTTGATTAAAACACAGGAGGTTCTTTCTTTAATGGGAACACACTTTTTAACATTAGTTTCTGTAATTGTGCATTGTTGCATGATTAAATGATTTTATCTGAAAGGTGTATTTTTATATCTCTAGTAAGGTTATTTCACAGAAGAAATAAACATCACTAACAATATTCATGAATATGAAAGGCTGCATATCAGGTATAAAAATACTATCATCTTTTCTTAACTACTTACAGAGATATGTTTTGTAAGTACTGATCATAGGAAGACTTTGTTTTTTACTTACTAGTTGCTAATTACAAAGCAACTTCATGAGATTTGGGCTATTTGATATCTACAGGAACACCCCTGGCCCAATCTTAAGACTCATCATACTTAGAAATCTTAGTGCCTGACAATTGCCATGAAGGAAATGTACTTTCAACCAAGTTACTCATTGCCAAAGTACCTAACCATTTATTCCAGTGAATATGGCTCAAGACAGTATTTTATCATTTGCATCAGTAGTATTAAAAgatgcttaaatattttaatcattataTATATTGATCCTGATATTTAAACTGTGCATTGTTGATTTTACCGAATTTTGTGgtataatatatttcaaataatttttaccaCTACCCAATTTTACATTCTACTTATTTTTGAAAGTTCATTTTTTCTTAACTATCtttatatggatttttttaatatatggttTTGTAACTTAATCTaaattttctcagatttctttctttttctatttcccaGTAAACAGGATATTAAGATGATGCTTCTCCGGAGCTAGGCATTACAGTGTCTGTTGTGAAGAGCTCTTCCAGCaattagagaaagagaaaatgcatattttatcTATAACTGTTGAGTATTTTGAATAccttagcaattgtgaatgaatcAGTTTTATAACTGGagacttttgtttttaacaatattttgttattaacaatattttcatatattatgcTCTATATCAATAGAAAAGCAGAAGACTTGGCACACTTAACAGTATATTCTCAAAAACTTTGGATTTGTTGTTGAAATAAGACAAGTTGTTCATTTCACAGAGCAAGTAAAATGGAAAGTTTGGCCAATTGTTTGAAAAATTTAGGCCTGAAATACTGATATTTCAACTGCTACATATATGGTTTAAATTACCAAAACCATCTATTTGCTGAACACATTGTTAAGGCAATTGCTTAACTTTTTACTTCTATTTGCTTGTGTAGGCACAGCCTGCAGCAATGGACAGACTTTTTAATCAGCCTTTGAATATTACTTTTTCAGTTGCTCTCCTTGACCtgtattttgttttcatctttagtATAAAGTATACTTTTATGATAAATATAAAAGCCTGTTTTCCCTTTTAAGACATTAATAAAACATTTGTTCTTTCTCAacccattttttttgttgttgttaaaaatggaaattttacagTTCTTTGGATCCAGGTAAATTTACGTAGCTCTTCCTTTAAAAGCTGAATATGCGGTCATGTCTTCATTATTGAAAGTGATTCATCATATGATTTAACTTTCTGTACCAACTAAGTAAAACTTATTTTCTGTCAAGTTTATTTACCACCTGACTCCATTTTCTCATTACCCCTCACTCCTAAATCCAATTCAATTTAGTGTCCCTTCTAGACTCTCAACTAAATTTTTATAATGATGAAATAATTCTGAATGCCAACCATAAGACCCTGTTTTTCAGTGCTTAGTTTCCATCACCACTGCAGAATTTGACACTGTTTGCTAATGCCTCATTCTAGAAACCCTAGCCTCCTTTATTATAGGTGAACTTTCTGCTACAGATTTACTCATGATTCATCTTATGTAACTCCACTAGGAGATCTTCCTTGTAGGAGAGGCATTCCTTAAAGCTCCTTGCTAGGCTTCTTCCATCTTTAATCTTTTCTGGTaacacaaaatagactttaatggAATTACAGTAAAATTGCTCTCTGGACCAATCTAGAACAAGTCCATCTGGCTTCCTACaagataatatttcaaatatttgagtCTACCTATCATCCTCCTTGGTCTTCCCTTTCCTAGGCAAAACTCAacaattcttttcttctctttaagtTTTGATCTGCAAATATTTCTATGTACTGGGCTCTATCCATCCGGGATAGAGCCTTCTACACAAACATTATTTGACAACAATACCTGAAAATATTCTCCCCATCAAAAATTTTATGCTAGACAAAATGATCTGGATTAATTTATTGAAAGCTGAcaattgagtgcctactatgtgccacacaTGAGTACCACAAATTCACCAGGTCTAGaaatcaacttgtcatttactgTCTAAGTCTATACTTTgctcttattttctttgttttgtttaataaaaacACTATATTTACACTTGTCCAAGCTTAATAGTGTAGAGTCATCTTTGATGCCTCTCTCTCCTTGGGCCCACTCCTTTCCAAATCCTGTCCCTCCTACTTTTCTAAATATCTTTCCAACCTCTACGCTCTTCCATACATCTACTCCCTAGTGGAGACCCTCATTGCTTCTCACCTGAACCATTTCTTTCCCATGATCTCTGTCCCTCAAAATTATGTCTATTTCAGTCTCCTCATCAAGCCACTCAGCCTTTAAGCAAATACATTTCAAACTCTTAGCCTGACAGTCAACATATTTCACCATTTGGCTCCAACCTACCTTTCCAATGCTTTGTTTCCCATACTCCCCCTTGCCTGTACCAAATTGCTCACTGTGCTCTGAAAAATCCAGTACTTTTCTGCCTTCATATTTATTGTCATGCTGTTTTCTTCTTCACAGATCTGAATCATTCTGTCTCTCAAGACTCAGTTCAAATACAATCTCTTGCAAGAAAAACTTTCCTGATCCCTCGATGGGTGAAATCTTGATTTCATCTAAACTTGTTTATCCTttttggatcttctttttttttcaccaagATGTTGAAGATAATATCAACACTATGTGGGTGTTgtgggaataaaataaaataatatatgaaaagcaGTATTTGATACACAGTAGATTCTAAATACaagtttgcttcctcttccttttttattgcttttgtagAAGGCTATGTTGTTGTTTCTTTCCTTGTGTGTACATGGCTCTTCTCCCTTACTAGTTGGAATCTTTTTGAGTAGAGGAGTCCATGTCTACTAGAGCATACTAGcaacccaataaatatttttcaatgaaaGTATAGTGAATATATGCAGTGTTACTTTATATGTGGCCTGACACATTATAATAATGTTATTACTTGCTATCATTTTCACCCCTATTCAATTTAAGACATTTGCTTTTATAAGCCACCACCTCATATCTTTGGCTCAGGCTAACTTGACTAATTGCAGCTTACAGATTTATTTTACATGAATTGCCAAGTCATTATCTCCCCCGTTTGGAATTGGTGcatctccttccctcccacttAAACAAAGGGCTTTAGAAGTGTTTCTATTAAATTTTATGTTCTagtttcaacccagaattctagGCATCAGAATTGTTTTGAGCCTTTTTTCCATGTGCTACCATATTTCAGCCACGCTTTGTCAAATTTAATAAGCTTCACTTCAACATCTTCAACTTAGTCACTGTTCAAAAACACTGAAAAGTATGTGTAGATTAAAGTGAAACCTTTGTAATACCACACTGGAGACCCATGTGCATGATTACAGAACCCGATATTTATTAGGGTAGTTCAGATCTATGAATCTACATAAAAACACTATTATCCAGGCATATCTCATATCTTCCCCACAAAGATATCATGGGAGATTGTTAAATGCATTGCCAAAATAACTAAACCATGTCCATGCTATTTCTCTGATTCATCATATTAGTAGCAAACTTTTGAAAAGGAAGTGAATTGGCATTACCTATTAAACTCATGTTAACTTTTAATGACTTCTTAAATATTGACAAATTACTCGTTAAATAATTAATTATGGGTTTGCAACGAAGATCAATTCCGAGTTgccaatatataatttttacaattCCCCCTTACTCCTCTTGAAAATTGAGACATTTGTCCATGTCCTTACCTCTGGCAGCTTTTTCATGGTCTGTAATTTCTCAAAAGTCTTGAAAGTATATCTCCAAGTTATAAGTTGTCTGATCATGAgatttttaactcatttaatgtgGCTAAACATTATTCTACTAAAGTATTATCCACTtacattgtttgatttttttttttttttggtcatttctaAAGCCCATTCTATATTGGTTAAAAAGACAGAAGTAGATTAAGTagttctgcctttttttgttatttgataGCATTAAACCATCTTGTACAAATAAAGGGCTTAATCTTATATTGGTCTATCTCTTGATCTGAACATATGGTATGTGAAACCCTTCCACCTGAAAGCCTTTGTAAGGGCTGTTTCCACAAATTTCAAATCTATTCCTCCAAATATTTTCATGGTTCCCTTCTAGACATCATTCAGGGCAAATATTGTCTCCTTAGGGAAGCCTTTGCTGACCTCTTTAACTAAAGGAGTGCCGCTTATCCACCATCATTCTCTTTCCGCTTAACAtgctttgctttctttcataGCCTTTATGACTATGAGTACCTGgtataatatatagatatggatatatagagatagatatttttaaataattggtcTGTCTTCACCATTGGATGTAACCCTCACTTTGGCAGGTGCACATTGTTAGCTAgttcaccactgtactctagtacCAAAAAAAGTACTGACATCTAACAGATACTCAATATACATTTggttaatgaataaattaaaatattattatatgttaTCGTAAGTTCATTTAGTTCTTTAGATTTCTTAACAGCATTCTGAGAGTTTTTGGTCACTTCTCAGCATTTTCCCTAGTTATACTGCATTGCTCCTATATTTGTACCAATAATAGAGACACAGAGTGcttataaattatgtttaaagCCATGAAATAACCATTCATCTATTCCTCCAAGGTAGTATAAAAATGGtgactttgtttattcattaacaGTGACTCAGCATATCTACTCATTCTTTATGCCCTTACCTGATTCCAAAAGCCTTTGAAGTATCTTACAATACCTTCTTAGTTAAGGGTAACAGTCAAGTAATGTAGAGGGCAGGGACAGAGGAAGAAGGAGTAATTATACCAGAAATCTTCAGCTAACCAATGTCACTACAGTTGAATACAAAATTTAACCCTGTACTTCCTGGCACAAACTAATGCCAAAATATAAGATGGCTATATACCTTtccttagaaaacaaaaagaaactccCAAGGTTGTTAGGAAAGATCTGTTTTCTCCACCTTTGAATACTAAAAATTATGTGAGTCTGAGAATGCTAAGTAAATTtgatagaaaagaacaaaaacactGAACTCTGAAAGAGCTACTGAGTTTTTATACTTATTTTCAAATCCAATTtttgaaatcaaataaaaattttctttttcattttaacaatgtaTTTTCATGCTTTTTGGATATCTAAAAACTAGAATTTTGTACAAAACTTTATTTGAAGGACTTTATTCctcaaaaaatatttcctttactatATTTAGtttaattcaattaaaatatttattgaatacctacagTGTGCTGGGAACTGTGATCACTATGTAAGAAGtaattattttccctttaaaaatgataaataactcATTAATTTACATATCATCTAAGGCTCTAGGAACAAAGTATTATTTGGTGTATGATGGACATATTATATTCTAAAGTATAAAAGGATTTTGTTTGTCTAACTAGGAAGATGCCTTGTTTTAAACTAATAGTAACAAATGACAAGAATGTTTTATTGCTGCCTCTAAAAAATGCctctttttgttggtttgtttggttggttggtaggttttaagaaaaataagagtgTAGTGGATTAATCACTGGTTAAGAGCCAACAGACTTAACTCATCCAACAATCAGCTATCATACTGTGTCTGTGTCTACATTATGCATTTTCAAAACACCTAAATAAATTTAGCTAACATCATAACTATAGTCAGTTTAGGCTACTGCTAGATGATAACAAAAAGAATTAGTTGAAAAATGAACAGATCATTAAAACTGCCCAAGTGCTTTAACTTTTGTGATGTCAATTGCTAAAGGTTGGGTTCTCCAGAAGCCAGACTCTGAAACAGAGGTTAGTTTGCTGAATTTTTATTGAGGACTGTCCTTGGGCTCAGCACCCATGGAAGAGTGGGGAATTAGGAGTGGCCAGAAATTGAACTGTGTGTGCTATGGACCCAATGACAGTCTCCGCTGACCCCATATAGAACTCTGAAGCTAAAATAGTTTTTTAGAGTTGTCCCCCTTCGATACAAGATGGCCACGCCTTTATACTATTATATAATCAATGATTGAGTATGGTCTTCCCTGGGAAGGGCCATGACTTTGGGTGAAGCAGCTCTCTGCAACCGAGGCAATCGGTGAAAGGGACTGACAGCTTAAGACTGTTTGCTGCCAACATTCTTTGTTGCTGGGCAACAAGTCCTTCACTGAAGGAAATCTATTGGGAAACCACGGTGTCCATCAATAAACCATGTTTATTGCCTCCTCTTACTCACATATCCCCTGAAATATCCACATGTTGTAGCCCAGCAAGGTTATGCTCTAGTAAAAAACTAAGTGAACAAGTTAGTTGGCTGAATCATCTCCTTGGTCCAACATCTCCATAGAGAAACATCCTGCTATTCAGTTTCTCTATCCTTTAAATAAATGATCCAGTGAGTGTATGGATCTtaacaaatgatttttaattgacaaaagcaagaaaattaGACATTTAGCAAAAGAAGTTCCAGTTAAGTCTCAGAGTCATTAGAGATTCAATCCAGTCTTCTGTGCCTTTTACAGGATAAATACTACAACAAGAACTCAATCTTCAGGAAGATCATTCTCAGCCAATAAGTGTccctatatttaaaaaactaaagtcTTTTCACTATACTATATTGATTAGGACAAAAAATGACTTAGTGGAAAGAAACTCAGCAGGGGTTTGAacaatattttttccctttactaaacaaaaaaatcaaacactgaaCATAAGCCATAATTATTGAATATTTCTGCCACTTAAGGTTTGAGGATAGAGCTTTTTTGTAATCGAaatcattataaaacaaaatattgattGATATTAGTTGGTGTATTATTTGCAGAATAACTTTGAAAGCTACGAGGCCTGCTTTCATTActctctttcttcattccttaCTTCCCATCCTTTATTCTGTCTCCGTTGTTTCCTGAAAATTAGGTCCAAACAAATCTCAAGGGCcagtaattttaataaatataattcttaaaaattatcagaaaaagcaacaataaaaaagaaaataccaaccGTCTATTATTCGCAGTTATTGGATGAAGAGCTATTTGGTGACAGTCCTCTTAAAAAAGGTGGCTGTACGTTAGTAATTATTTGATtaattaaatttatctttatttgtaattaattcatttaactaACTTAAGACATCAAATGGGgaaaaaatctattttgtttcAACATATACTTTCTGAACGCTTTAATGGTAGTTTTAGAATCTCAGCACAATAGGGACTTAGGAGTGGAAATCTTGTtgggagggagactggggagCTTGTCTTGAAGTTGAATTTGCAGAGAAAGCATGCTGTTTAACTTGGATTTTATGTTTACTTAGAGTGTTCTGAAAGCTAACGGAGATGGTGGGGAGGTGGCTAATGGCCATAGCCACTGCTGCTTATTATTTGCAAGCTGCTATGTTGGGCACTGCCTGCattaatgtgattttaaaaacataattcctCTCTTTAAGAAATTGACACTTAGTGTATCCAGTGgtagtgaaggaaaaaaatgtaaatacatacatataaaaccTAAGgggatgaaaaagaaagaagtcattatatctgTTTAAAAGGATCAGAATCTATATCAGTCAAAATGGCACTGGAAATAGACCTTGAAGTATGGACTTTAAACAGCTTGAGCAGCTTACATGCTATGATTGTTTATATTATCTACCTACACGTGCAAATATGAGGTGAAAATTAGATGACAATTCAGATCAAAGAAGCAGCTATCTAACTGTCTAGCAATGAATCAAAAGATTTTAGGGCTGATAATTTGAATATTCACCTTCATACTTGATTTATTTAGAGTATGTAGGCACAGTCTTATGTGTCCACAAAGGAAATTCTTCAATTACAACATTTAGAAATAGCACCTCCAATGCTAATTTGATTCTAATCTGTATCGGATGATGTTTTCAAACATCTTTTGTGAGTTAAATCAAGAAGGTTTGAAAAATGTCAGATTTTATTAAGCAACAACCTACCCAATACCATACAAGGGTAAAACTAAACTGGGTCCAATTTTGTACCTAGGCAAAGAGTTGATTCCAGAAGGAATTGTGAAGAGCCACAACAATGTGCCAGTGAATAATGAGTAGTACCTACTGTGGCAACTCTTCAGCTAAGATGAGTGTCAACGAAGTATCAGCTTTCTCATTGACTCTGGAGCAAAAAACTGGCTTTGCTTTTGTTGGGATTTTGTGTATCTTCTTGGGACTTCTTATTATCCGATGCTTCAAAATCCTGCTAGACCCATATAGTAGCATGCCTTCCTCTACATGGGAAGATGAAGTTGAAGAGTTTGATAAAGGGACATTTGAATATGCACTCGCGTGAGAGTTCGCAGCTATATGGTTTTTATGGTTGCGCCATTGGGACACATTCTGGATACAATTGTAATTACCTTGAATGTGTGGGATAGAGGCTCATTTTGTTTGGTGAATTCAATAAACATCTGTGACTAATTTCTTCACCATGCTGTGTAAATGACAAACTATTGTTGGGATTCATCACTTTCCTCTGTTCCCACTTAGAGGTTTCCGATGAATAAAGCATAAAGATGGCTGCAGCCACGTTTGCCATCTTTATTCTTATCTTGAACAACTGCCTTGAATTTCTGCTTCCTTTCTTGTGCTAATAGACTGTGCTAAAGGCATCTTGCTCTCTCCCCTCTGCAAAGCCCAGGCACCCCCTCCACATTCCTGACTCAGACCCCTTTAGCTTTAGTGAGTCAGGTCTTAAACAGAGAATTTAGTCCAAAGaataatcaaaatattatttgtctAATAATAACCATAGGTCCAAAAGGTTCACAGGtgaaaaaatatctcaaaaatcTAACACCCAAAGCCTACAAGTAGTCACAGGCCCTAAAGTTCCCCAAATTTCACAGAGCCCTGACCCTCCTATCTCTTCTCTTTGTTGAATCTCTTGCAGTAAAATCCCATAGCTTGGAATCTAAACCAGATCTGCCTCATACTGATGCTCCCTCCCCTACCCCTTgcataaatgaatttaaaacgGAGTTTCCACCATGACCTAGTGGAAAGAGTACTCTAAGCAGAAACAAAGACAGTCTCAGCTGTGCCACCAGTAGAGCTATGCTCTAATGGGTAAGTCGTCTAATCTCTGTGAGCTTCAGTGAAGAGTAGTGTTAACATCCTTTTCAATTCTAGTGCCCTATGAATGCTACAAATGTAGCTGAAAACCCAGAGATCTGAAATGAATGAGGATTTAAGATATCATGAAAAGTTTTTCAGACATTTGAATTCTAATGTTAGCTTAGCCAAGAACTAGATTTATGACCTAGAAAGTTACCTAAGGGGAACCTATATTCCACAACAAGAATTAAGAAACCCATCCTGCATATCTTCAGGAATATTGAGAGGGCCAATTAGatataatgaaaaatgaaagcattttgtATACCATAAAACAGTATCTAAACATACCTTGCTATCAATATTTATTGTCCTCATCAGTAGCAGTAATAGAGATTCTCAAACCCTAAGAAGCAATGGCTTAGTGTAAATTATTCAATCTCTTTCATATTTCATTCTCTtcaattgagaaataaaaagatagaatTATATAGTTCTAAATTCTTTTCAACCACAAACTTCTGACTCTCTATGAGTCAGAATGGAGGAACATAGCAGgagataaatacaaaaatatttatgtccTTTGAAAACACAGAACTGCAAAACATACCATGAAGGAACAAGACTAATATTACCAAGAGGTAGCACTAAATTAGTTACTTTCAATTTATTTGATACTCTTATTAATTATTTGAGTTGGAGActactatttccattttatttttaatcttaattttgcAGAAGAGAAACTGAAGCTGAGAGAAATTAACTGGCTTCCCAAGGTCACCATAGCTAGGGAATGGTTATGTTAGGGATTGAACTTGGGCAGTTTAATTTCTGCTGTATCCTTAGACACTGTCCTTAACACTTCTACATAGTTTATGGACATGGTTACTGCTCTGGTCTATGGAATTCCAAAACCAGCTGTCTCTGTGAGATTCCTTGATGCTTTCCATCTCATAATAGATTTAGAACATATCTGTTATTAGCTGTGGATCTTCTGGACCAAATCCTCACCTCAAGGAGGCTCTCTGTACCCCAGTTGGTTCAAGAGTGTAGGCCTGGTATACCTCGTAGCCAGTTAGTAACTTGGCCCAAGAACAGGTCATTGGGCCAAGGTCAGCTGAACATACTGAAAATTGTGTGTGCCAGGAAACTAGGTCTCTTTGTTGACCAAGGCCTTTAAAGTACCAGATGTTTCATTTGTCTCCCAGAGAAGACACCCACCAAGACCCTCCATTTTGATGACTAGAACAAACCAAGTCCAGATCtttatttcaaaagaagaaagaccTCTACAACCAAGAAAACTTTATGAAATATAAGCATTGTTTCTGGAAGTTCAACTCCCATAAGCTTTTCAAGTATATCAACTCTACCATAATATTATTTCCAAATCCACTAAAGAAAAATTCCATTAACCGAAAGTGTCTTcatctgtggtttttatttgtggTCTATTGGGTGCCTtagttttttgggggggtggagTGGTTGGGGGGATAGAAAAGTCAGCATCTGTAttttcagaaacagaaagaatataaaaaatataaaaggctgGTTACAACATGAAAACAACATGGAAATTTCATGAAATGTTAATTCTTCTA
This window encodes:
- the CTXN2 gene encoding cortexin-2, with protein sequence MSSTYCGNSSAKMSVNEVSAFSLTLEQKTGFAFVGILCIFLGLLIIRCFKILLDPYSSMPSSTWEDEVEEFDKGTFEYALA